The Malus domestica chromosome 13, GDT2T_hap1 genome includes a window with the following:
- the LOC103423735 gene encoding sulfhydryl oxidase 2 isoform X4, with amino-acid sequence MSPALRLLLLSLFSFTSALAPASASSAAGSRSILRAVNDDNADVRDFAVDLNASSFDAVLSDTPASFAVVEFFAHWCPACRNYKPHYEKVARLFNGPDAVHPGMVLMTRVDCASKVNTKLCDNFSVGHYPMLLWGPPSKFVSASWEPNQAKSDIRLIDNGRTADRLLSWINKQLGSSFSLDDQKFENEHISSNASDPEQIARAVYDVEEATSTAFEIILEHKMIKSKTRASLVKFLQLLVAHHPSRRCRKGSAEVLVNFDDLYPLDILAADRQGDQDVQAALQKFQICGKDVPRGYWMFCRGSKNDTRGFSCGLWVLLHSLSVRIEDGESNFAFTTICDFVHNFFVCEECRQHFYDMCSSVSSPFNKSRDFVLWLWSAHNKVNERLIKEESSLGTADPKFPKMIWPPRQLCPSCYLSSSQKNNEIDWHKDEVFKILTSYYGKTLVSLYKDKGIVGNDETSGALEDLVPSTNALVVPLGAALAIAVASCAFGALACYWRSQQKSRKPRRSWS; translated from the exons ATGTCTCCTGCACTTCGCCTTCTGCTTCTGAGCCTCTTTTCGTTCACCTCCGCACTCGCGCCCGCGTCGGCTTCTTCTGCGGCGGGATCGCGCTCGATCCTCCGCGCTGTCAACGACGACAACGCTGATGTTCGAGACTTTGCCGTCGATTTGAACGCCAGCAGCTTCGATGCAGTCCTCAGCGACACCCCTGCCTCCTTTGCCGTAGTCGAATTCTTCGCTCACTG GTGTCCGGCTTGCAGAAATTACAAG CCCCATTACGAAAAGGTTGCTAGGCTTTTCAATGGACCTGATGCTGTGCATCCAGGGATGGTTTTGATGACCAGGGTGGACTGTGCATCGAAG GTAAATACCAAACTCTGCGATAACTTTTCTGTCGGTCATTATCCTATGCTGCTTTGGGGACCTCCATCTAAATTTGTATCTGCTAGTTGGGAACCTAATCAAGCAAAAAGTGATATACGTTTAATTGACAATGGACGTACAGCTGATCGGTTGCTTAGTTGGATCAACAAGCAATTGGGCAG CTCTTTCAGCTTGGATGatcagaaatttgaaaatgagcATATTTCGTCAAATGCGTCTGACCCCGAACAG ATTGCTCGGGCTGTGTATGATGTTGAGGAAGCAACATCAACTGCTTTTGAAATCATCTTAGAGCACAAG ATGATCAAATCAAAAACACGGGCTTCGCTAGTAAAATTTCTTCAACTTTTGGTCGCTCATCATCCCTCCAGGAG GTGCCGAAAGGGAAGTGCGGAGGTGCTTGTGAATTTTGATGATTTGTACCCGCTAGATATCTTGGCAGCTGACAGGCAGGGAGACCAAGATGTACAGGCGGCCTTGCAGAAATTTCAGATTTGTGGTAAAGATGTTCCTCGTGGATATTGG ATGTTTTGCCGTGGCAGCAAAAATGATACCAGGGGCTTTAG CTGTGGGTTATGGGTTCTTCTGCATTCACTTTCAGTGAGAATTGAGGATGGAGAAAGCAACTTTGCGTTCACCACTATATGTGATTTTGTGCACAATTTCTTCGTCTGTGAGGAATGTCGCCAACATTTTTATGATATGTGTTCAAG TGTTTCTAGTCCTTTCAACAAATCCCGTGACTTTGTGCTTTGGCTGTGGAGTGCTCACAATAAAGTCAATGAGAGATTAATTAAAGAGGAATCCTCTTTAGGAACTGCTGATCCGAAATTCCCAAAGATGATTTGGCCTCCAAGGCAGCTTTGTCCTTCTTGTTACCTTTCCTCGAGCCAGAAAAACAACGAAATTGATTGGCACAAGGATGAGGTGTTCAAAATTTTGACCAGTTATTACGGGAAAACCCTTGTTTCTCTTTACAAAGATAAGGGTATTGTTGGGAATGATGAGACTAGTGGGGCTCTTGAAGACTTGGTACCCTCAACAAATGCGCTTGTGGTGCCTCTTGGGGCTGCGTTGGCTATTGCTGTTGCTAGTTGTGCATTCGGAGCACTCGCTTGCTACTGGCGTTCACAGCAGAAGAGTCGGAA GCCGAGGAGAAGCTGGAGCTAA
- the LOC103423735 gene encoding sulfhydryl oxidase 2 isoform X3 encodes MSPALRLLLLSLFSFTSALAPASASSAAGSRSILRAVNDDNADVRDFAVDLNASSFDAVLSDTPASFAVVEFFAHWCPACRNYKPHYEKVARLFNGPDAVHPGMVLMTRVDCASKVNTKLCDNFSVGHYPMLLWGPPSKFVSASWEPNQAKSDIRLIDNGRTADRLLSWINKQLGSSFSLDDQKFENEHISSNASDPEQIARAVYDVEEATSTAFEIILEHKMIKSKTRASLVKFLQLLVAHHPSRSRCRKGSAEVLVNFDDLYPLDILAADRQGDQDVQAALQKFQICGKDVPRGYWMFCRGSKNDTRGFSCGLWVLLHSLSVRIEDGESNFAFTTICDFVHNFFVCEECRQHFYDMCSSVSSPFNKSRDFVLWLWSAHNKVNERLIKEESSLGTADPKFPKMIWPPRQLCPSCYLSSSQKNNEIDWHKDEVFKILTSYYGKTLVSLYKDKGIVGNDETSGALEDLVPSTNALVVPLGAALAIAVASCAFGALACYWRSQQKSRKPRRSWS; translated from the exons ATGTCTCCTGCACTTCGCCTTCTGCTTCTGAGCCTCTTTTCGTTCACCTCCGCACTCGCGCCCGCGTCGGCTTCTTCTGCGGCGGGATCGCGCTCGATCCTCCGCGCTGTCAACGACGACAACGCTGATGTTCGAGACTTTGCCGTCGATTTGAACGCCAGCAGCTTCGATGCAGTCCTCAGCGACACCCCTGCCTCCTTTGCCGTAGTCGAATTCTTCGCTCACTG GTGTCCGGCTTGCAGAAATTACAAG CCCCATTACGAAAAGGTTGCTAGGCTTTTCAATGGACCTGATGCTGTGCATCCAGGGATGGTTTTGATGACCAGGGTGGACTGTGCATCGAAG GTAAATACCAAACTCTGCGATAACTTTTCTGTCGGTCATTATCCTATGCTGCTTTGGGGACCTCCATCTAAATTTGTATCTGCTAGTTGGGAACCTAATCAAGCAAAAAGTGATATACGTTTAATTGACAATGGACGTACAGCTGATCGGTTGCTTAGTTGGATCAACAAGCAATTGGGCAG CTCTTTCAGCTTGGATGatcagaaatttgaaaatgagcATATTTCGTCAAATGCGTCTGACCCCGAACAG ATTGCTCGGGCTGTGTATGATGTTGAGGAAGCAACATCAACTGCTTTTGAAATCATCTTAGAGCACAAG ATGATCAAATCAAAAACACGGGCTTCGCTAGTAAAATTTCTTCAACTTTTGGTCGCTCATCATCCCTCCAGGAG TAGGTGCCGAAAGGGAAGTGCGGAGGTGCTTGTGAATTTTGATGATTTGTACCCGCTAGATATCTTGGCAGCTGACAGGCAGGGAGACCAAGATGTACAGGCGGCCTTGCAGAAATTTCAGATTTGTGGTAAAGATGTTCCTCGTGGATATTGG ATGTTTTGCCGTGGCAGCAAAAATGATACCAGGGGCTTTAG CTGTGGGTTATGGGTTCTTCTGCATTCACTTTCAGTGAGAATTGAGGATGGAGAAAGCAACTTTGCGTTCACCACTATATGTGATTTTGTGCACAATTTCTTCGTCTGTGAGGAATGTCGCCAACATTTTTATGATATGTGTTCAAG TGTTTCTAGTCCTTTCAACAAATCCCGTGACTTTGTGCTTTGGCTGTGGAGTGCTCACAATAAAGTCAATGAGAGATTAATTAAAGAGGAATCCTCTTTAGGAACTGCTGATCCGAAATTCCCAAAGATGATTTGGCCTCCAAGGCAGCTTTGTCCTTCTTGTTACCTTTCCTCGAGCCAGAAAAACAACGAAATTGATTGGCACAAGGATGAGGTGTTCAAAATTTTGACCAGTTATTACGGGAAAACCCTTGTTTCTCTTTACAAAGATAAGGGTATTGTTGGGAATGATGAGACTAGTGGGGCTCTTGAAGACTTGGTACCCTCAACAAATGCGCTTGTGGTGCCTCTTGGGGCTGCGTTGGCTATTGCTGTTGCTAGTTGTGCATTCGGAGCACTCGCTTGCTACTGGCGTTCACAGCAGAAGAGTCGGAA GCCGAGGAGAAGCTGGAGCTAA
- the LOC103423735 gene encoding sulfhydryl oxidase 2 isoform X2, protein MSPALRLLLLSLFSFTSALAPASASSAAGSRSILRAVNDDNADVRDFAVDLNASSFDAVLSDTPASFAVVEFFAHWCPACRNYKPHYEKVARLFNGPDAVHPGMVLMTRVDCASKVNTKLCDNFSVGHYPMLLWGPPSKFVSASWEPNQAKSDIRLIDNGRTADRLLSWINKQLGSSFSLDDQKFENEHISSNASDPEQIARAVYDVEEATSTAFEIILEHKMIKSKTRASLVKFLQLLVAHHPSRRCRKGSAEVLVNFDDLYPLDILAADRQGDQDVQAALQKFQICGKDVPRGYWMFCRGSKNDTRGFSCGLWVLLHSLSVRIEDGESNFAFTTICDFVHNFFVCEECRQHFYDMCSSVSSPFNKSRDFVLWLWSAHNKVNERLIKEESSLGTADPKFPKMIWPPRQLCPSCYLSSSQKNNEIDWHKDEVFKILTSYYGKTLVSLYKDKGIVGNDETSGALEDLVPSTNALVVPLGAALAIAVASCAFGALACYWRSQQKSRKYFHHSLKNI, encoded by the exons ATGTCTCCTGCACTTCGCCTTCTGCTTCTGAGCCTCTTTTCGTTCACCTCCGCACTCGCGCCCGCGTCGGCTTCTTCTGCGGCGGGATCGCGCTCGATCCTCCGCGCTGTCAACGACGACAACGCTGATGTTCGAGACTTTGCCGTCGATTTGAACGCCAGCAGCTTCGATGCAGTCCTCAGCGACACCCCTGCCTCCTTTGCCGTAGTCGAATTCTTCGCTCACTG GTGTCCGGCTTGCAGAAATTACAAG CCCCATTACGAAAAGGTTGCTAGGCTTTTCAATGGACCTGATGCTGTGCATCCAGGGATGGTTTTGATGACCAGGGTGGACTGTGCATCGAAG GTAAATACCAAACTCTGCGATAACTTTTCTGTCGGTCATTATCCTATGCTGCTTTGGGGACCTCCATCTAAATTTGTATCTGCTAGTTGGGAACCTAATCAAGCAAAAAGTGATATACGTTTAATTGACAATGGACGTACAGCTGATCGGTTGCTTAGTTGGATCAACAAGCAATTGGGCAG CTCTTTCAGCTTGGATGatcagaaatttgaaaatgagcATATTTCGTCAAATGCGTCTGACCCCGAACAG ATTGCTCGGGCTGTGTATGATGTTGAGGAAGCAACATCAACTGCTTTTGAAATCATCTTAGAGCACAAG ATGATCAAATCAAAAACACGGGCTTCGCTAGTAAAATTTCTTCAACTTTTGGTCGCTCATCATCCCTCCAGGAG GTGCCGAAAGGGAAGTGCGGAGGTGCTTGTGAATTTTGATGATTTGTACCCGCTAGATATCTTGGCAGCTGACAGGCAGGGAGACCAAGATGTACAGGCGGCCTTGCAGAAATTTCAGATTTGTGGTAAAGATGTTCCTCGTGGATATTGG ATGTTTTGCCGTGGCAGCAAAAATGATACCAGGGGCTTTAG CTGTGGGTTATGGGTTCTTCTGCATTCACTTTCAGTGAGAATTGAGGATGGAGAAAGCAACTTTGCGTTCACCACTATATGTGATTTTGTGCACAATTTCTTCGTCTGTGAGGAATGTCGCCAACATTTTTATGATATGTGTTCAAG TGTTTCTAGTCCTTTCAACAAATCCCGTGACTTTGTGCTTTGGCTGTGGAGTGCTCACAATAAAGTCAATGAGAGATTAATTAAAGAGGAATCCTCTTTAGGAACTGCTGATCCGAAATTCCCAAAGATGATTTGGCCTCCAAGGCAGCTTTGTCCTTCTTGTTACCTTTCCTCGAGCCAGAAAAACAACGAAATTGATTGGCACAAGGATGAGGTGTTCAAAATTTTGACCAGTTATTACGGGAAAACCCTTGTTTCTCTTTACAAAGATAAGGGTATTGTTGGGAATGATGAGACTAGTGGGGCTCTTGAAGACTTGGTACCCTCAACAAATGCGCTTGTGGTGCCTCTTGGGGCTGCGTTGGCTATTGCTGTTGCTAGTTGTGCATTCGGAGCACTCGCTTGCTACTGGCGTTCACAGCAGAAGAGTCGGAAGTATTTCCACCACTCTTTAAAGAACATTTGA
- the LOC103423735 gene encoding sulfhydryl oxidase 2 isoform X1: MSPALRLLLLSLFSFTSALAPASASSAAGSRSILRAVNDDNADVRDFAVDLNASSFDAVLSDTPASFAVVEFFAHWCPACRNYKPHYEKVARLFNGPDAVHPGMVLMTRVDCASKVNTKLCDNFSVGHYPMLLWGPPSKFVSASWEPNQAKSDIRLIDNGRTADRLLSWINKQLGSSFSLDDQKFENEHISSNASDPEQIARAVYDVEEATSTAFEIILEHKMIKSKTRASLVKFLQLLVAHHPSRSRCRKGSAEVLVNFDDLYPLDILAADRQGDQDVQAALQKFQICGKDVPRGYWMFCRGSKNDTRGFSCGLWVLLHSLSVRIEDGESNFAFTTICDFVHNFFVCEECRQHFYDMCSSVSSPFNKSRDFVLWLWSAHNKVNERLIKEESSLGTADPKFPKMIWPPRQLCPSCYLSSSQKNNEIDWHKDEVFKILTSYYGKTLVSLYKDKGIVGNDETSGALEDLVPSTNALVVPLGAALAIAVASCAFGALACYWRSQQKSRKYFHHSLKNI, from the exons ATGTCTCCTGCACTTCGCCTTCTGCTTCTGAGCCTCTTTTCGTTCACCTCCGCACTCGCGCCCGCGTCGGCTTCTTCTGCGGCGGGATCGCGCTCGATCCTCCGCGCTGTCAACGACGACAACGCTGATGTTCGAGACTTTGCCGTCGATTTGAACGCCAGCAGCTTCGATGCAGTCCTCAGCGACACCCCTGCCTCCTTTGCCGTAGTCGAATTCTTCGCTCACTG GTGTCCGGCTTGCAGAAATTACAAG CCCCATTACGAAAAGGTTGCTAGGCTTTTCAATGGACCTGATGCTGTGCATCCAGGGATGGTTTTGATGACCAGGGTGGACTGTGCATCGAAG GTAAATACCAAACTCTGCGATAACTTTTCTGTCGGTCATTATCCTATGCTGCTTTGGGGACCTCCATCTAAATTTGTATCTGCTAGTTGGGAACCTAATCAAGCAAAAAGTGATATACGTTTAATTGACAATGGACGTACAGCTGATCGGTTGCTTAGTTGGATCAACAAGCAATTGGGCAG CTCTTTCAGCTTGGATGatcagaaatttgaaaatgagcATATTTCGTCAAATGCGTCTGACCCCGAACAG ATTGCTCGGGCTGTGTATGATGTTGAGGAAGCAACATCAACTGCTTTTGAAATCATCTTAGAGCACAAG ATGATCAAATCAAAAACACGGGCTTCGCTAGTAAAATTTCTTCAACTTTTGGTCGCTCATCATCCCTCCAGGAG TAGGTGCCGAAAGGGAAGTGCGGAGGTGCTTGTGAATTTTGATGATTTGTACCCGCTAGATATCTTGGCAGCTGACAGGCAGGGAGACCAAGATGTACAGGCGGCCTTGCAGAAATTTCAGATTTGTGGTAAAGATGTTCCTCGTGGATATTGG ATGTTTTGCCGTGGCAGCAAAAATGATACCAGGGGCTTTAG CTGTGGGTTATGGGTTCTTCTGCATTCACTTTCAGTGAGAATTGAGGATGGAGAAAGCAACTTTGCGTTCACCACTATATGTGATTTTGTGCACAATTTCTTCGTCTGTGAGGAATGTCGCCAACATTTTTATGATATGTGTTCAAG TGTTTCTAGTCCTTTCAACAAATCCCGTGACTTTGTGCTTTGGCTGTGGAGTGCTCACAATAAAGTCAATGAGAGATTAATTAAAGAGGAATCCTCTTTAGGAACTGCTGATCCGAAATTCCCAAAGATGATTTGGCCTCCAAGGCAGCTTTGTCCTTCTTGTTACCTTTCCTCGAGCCAGAAAAACAACGAAATTGATTGGCACAAGGATGAGGTGTTCAAAATTTTGACCAGTTATTACGGGAAAACCCTTGTTTCTCTTTACAAAGATAAGGGTATTGTTGGGAATGATGAGACTAGTGGGGCTCTTGAAGACTTGGTACCCTCAACAAATGCGCTTGTGGTGCCTCTTGGGGCTGCGTTGGCTATTGCTGTTGCTAGTTGTGCATTCGGAGCACTCGCTTGCTACTGGCGTTCACAGCAGAAGAGTCGGAAGTATTTCCACCACTCTTTAAAGAACATTTGA